One region of Cyanobium sp. M30B3 genomic DNA includes:
- a CDS encoding threonine synthase, whose amino-acid sequence MQDWPGLIEAYRSWLPVSDNTPVISLREGATPLIPAPAIAERIGRGVKVYLKYDGLNPTGSFKDRGMTMAISKAREAGSEAVICASTGNTSAAAAAYARRGGMRAFVLIPDGYVAQGKLAQALLYGAEVIAIQGNFDRALAIVREVADQYPITLVNSVNPYRLQGQKTAAFEVVDALGEAPDWLCIPVGNAGNISAYWMGFNEYREAGHCRRLPRMMGFQAAGSAPLVLGHTVEQPDTIATAIRIGNPVNRDNALRVRSESGGEFKAVSDAEIIEAYKLLGSQEGVFCEPASAASVAGLLQCADNVPAGATVVCVLTGNGLKDPTTAIEHNEARFHTGLEADTAQVARVMGF is encoded by the coding sequence ATGCAGGACTGGCCTGGCCTGATCGAGGCGTACCGGTCCTGGCTGCCGGTGAGCGACAACACGCCGGTGATCAGCCTGAGGGAGGGGGCCACGCCGCTGATTCCCGCGCCGGCGATCGCCGAGCGGATCGGCCGGGGCGTGAAGGTCTATCTGAAGTACGACGGGCTCAATCCCACGGGCTCCTTCAAGGACCGGGGCATGACCATGGCCATCTCCAAAGCCCGCGAGGCGGGCTCGGAAGCCGTGATCTGTGCCAGCACGGGCAACACCTCAGCGGCGGCGGCGGCCTACGCCCGCCGGGGTGGCATGCGGGCCTTCGTGCTGATCCCCGATGGCTACGTGGCCCAGGGCAAGCTGGCCCAGGCGCTGCTCTACGGCGCCGAAGTGATCGCCATCCAGGGCAACTTCGACCGCGCCCTGGCGATCGTGCGCGAGGTGGCGGATCAGTACCCGATCACCCTGGTGAATTCGGTGAATCCCTATCGGTTGCAGGGTCAGAAAACCGCCGCCTTCGAGGTGGTGGATGCCCTTGGCGAGGCCCCTGACTGGCTGTGCATCCCCGTGGGCAATGCCGGCAACATCAGCGCCTACTGGATGGGGTTCAACGAATACCGCGAGGCGGGCCACTGCCGCCGCCTGCCGCGGATGATGGGCTTTCAGGCGGCGGGATCCGCTCCGCTGGTGCTGGGCCACACCGTGGAGCAGCCCGACACGATCGCCACCGCGATCCGCATCGGCAATCCCGTGAACCGCGACAACGCCCTGCGGGTGCGCAGCGAGAGCGGCGGGGAGTTCAAGGCCGTGAGCGATGCCGAGATCATCGAGGCCTACAAGCTGCTGGGCAGCCAGGAAGGCGTGTTCTGTGAGCCGGCCAGCGCCGCCTCCGTGGCCGGCCTGCTGCAGTGCGCAGACAACGTGCCGGCGGGCGCCACCGTGGTGTGCGTGCTCACCGGCAACGGTCTCAAGGACCCCACCACGGCCATCGAACACAACGAGGCCCGCTTCCACACCGGCCTGGAGGCGGACACGGCCCAGGTGGCCCGGGTGATGGGCTTCTGA
- the purL gene encoding phosphoribosylformylglycinamidine synthase subunit PurL, translating to MVAAPHTTSQPSAPGYDVAAALKKENLSQADYDEICRRLGRAPNRAELGMFGVMWSEHCCYRNSRPLLAGFPTSGPRILVGPGENAGVVDLGEGQRLAFKIESHNHPSAVEPFQGAATGVGGILRDIFTMGARPIALLNALRFGPLEDERNVGLMEGVVAGIAHYGNCVGVPTVGGEVAFDPSYSGNPLVNAMALGLMETEQIVCSGAEGVGYPVVYVGSTTGRDGMGGASFASAELTEASLDDRPAVQVGDPFLEKGLIEACLEAFQSGDVVAAQDMGAAGLTCSCSEMAAKGGLGIELDLDKVPAREAGMTAYEFLLSESQERMLFVVKPGREEDLMARFSRWGLQAAVVGRVLEENVVRVLQNGAVAAQVPASALADDTPINHHTLVSEPPAEIQAHWRWSETELPAASVVGITPAGGRLTAWSEALLQLLDDPTIASKRWVYRQYDHQVQANTVVPPGGADAAVVRLRPQQGEGSLRASNRGVAAVVDCPNRWVALDPERGGMAAVAEAARNLSCVGAEPLAITDNLNFPSPETPTGYWQLAMACRGLSAACTALDTPVTGGNVSLYNETRLPDGSMQPIHPTPVVGMVGLVHALDQVRGQAWCAAGDAIWLLGVPLEAGEAPADPRLGLAGSSYLERLHGAVTGRPPTIDLALERSVQGFLRQAIGQGLVASAHDLSDGGLAVAAAECCIAALAADVPLGAELELPASGARLDRLLFAEGGARILVSVPAAQAGAWQQALDQADVAAPGSVPAQRLGQVSGQAVLRVHQAGQALLELPVAQLRDTYEQAIPRRMGVDLPPTV from the coding sequence GTGGTTGCAGCTCCCCACACCACCAGTCAGCCCAGCGCCCCTGGCTATGACGTGGCCGCGGCCCTGAAGAAGGAGAACCTCAGCCAGGCCGACTACGACGAGATCTGCCGCCGCCTCGGCCGTGCCCCCAACCGCGCCGAGCTGGGCATGTTCGGGGTGATGTGGTCGGAGCACTGCTGCTACCGCAACTCGCGGCCGCTGCTTGCGGGCTTCCCCACCAGCGGCCCGCGCATCCTGGTGGGCCCCGGCGAGAACGCCGGCGTGGTGGATCTGGGTGAGGGGCAGCGCCTGGCCTTCAAGATCGAGAGCCACAACCACCCCTCGGCGGTGGAGCCGTTCCAGGGGGCGGCCACGGGCGTGGGCGGCATCCTGCGCGACATCTTCACCATGGGCGCCCGGCCGATCGCCCTGCTCAATGCCCTGCGCTTTGGGCCGCTGGAGGACGAGCGCAACGTGGGCCTGATGGAGGGGGTGGTGGCCGGTATCGCCCACTACGGCAACTGCGTGGGCGTGCCCACCGTGGGCGGCGAGGTGGCCTTCGACCCCAGCTATTCCGGCAATCCGCTGGTGAACGCCATGGCCCTGGGGCTGATGGAAACCGAGCAGATCGTGTGCTCCGGCGCCGAGGGCGTGGGCTATCCGGTGGTGTACGTGGGCAGCACCACCGGCCGCGACGGCATGGGTGGCGCCAGCTTTGCCAGCGCCGAGCTCACCGAGGCTTCCCTGGATGATCGCCCCGCCGTGCAGGTGGGCGACCCCTTCCTGGAGAAGGGCCTGATCGAGGCCTGCCTGGAGGCCTTCCAGAGCGGCGATGTGGTGGCCGCCCAGGACATGGGCGCCGCCGGCCTCACCTGCAGCTGCTCGGAGATGGCCGCCAAGGGGGGCCTGGGCATCGAGCTCGATCTCGACAAGGTGCCCGCCCGCGAGGCCGGCATGACCGCCTACGAGTTCCTGCTCAGCGAATCCCAGGAGCGGATGCTGTTCGTGGTGAAGCCCGGCCGGGAAGAGGATCTGATGGCCCGCTTCAGCCGCTGGGGCCTGCAGGCGGCCGTGGTGGGCCGGGTGCTGGAGGAGAACGTGGTGCGCGTGCTGCAGAACGGCGCGGTGGCGGCCCAGGTGCCCGCCAGTGCCCTGGCCGACGACACCCCGATCAACCACCACACCTTGGTGAGCGAGCCGCCGGCCGAGATCCAGGCCCACTGGCGCTGGAGTGAAACCGAGCTGCCCGCCGCCAGCGTGGTGGGCATCACGCCGGCCGGTGGCCGCCTCACCGCCTGGAGCGAGGCCCTGCTGCAGCTGCTCGACGACCCCACCATCGCCTCCAAGCGCTGGGTGTACCGCCAGTACGACCACCAGGTGCAGGCCAACACGGTGGTGCCCCCCGGCGGCGCCGATGCGGCCGTGGTGCGGCTGCGGCCCCAGCAGGGGGAGGGTTCCCTGCGGGCCTCCAACCGCGGCGTGGCGGCGGTGGTCGACTGCCCCAACCGCTGGGTGGCCCTCGACCCCGAGCGCGGCGGCATGGCGGCGGTGGCCGAGGCCGCCCGCAACCTCAGCTGCGTGGGTGCCGAGCCCCTGGCGATCACCGACAACCTCAACTTCCCCTCCCCCGAAACCCCCACCGGCTACTGGCAGCTGGCGATGGCCTGCCGCGGCCTCTCGGCCGCCTGCACGGCCCTCGACACGCCCGTCACCGGCGGCAACGTCTCGCTCTACAACGAGACCCGCCTGCCCGATGGCTCCATGCAACCGATCCACCCCACCCCGGTGGTGGGCATGGTGGGTCTGGTGCACGCTCTGGACCAGGTGCGCGGCCAGGCCTGGTGCGCGGCCGGCGATGCGATCTGGCTGCTCGGAGTGCCGCTGGAGGCAGGGGAGGCTCCCGCCGATCCCCGCCTGGGCCTGGCCGGCAGCAGCTACCTGGAGCGGCTGCATGGAGCCGTCACGGGGCGCCCGCCCACGATCGACCTGGCGCTGGAGCGCTCCGTTCAGGGCTTCCTGCGCCAGGCGATCGGCCAGGGTCTGGTGGCCTCCGCCCACGACCTCAGCGACGGCGGCCTGGCGGTGGCCGCGGCCGAGTGCTGCATCGCCGCTCTGGCGGCTGACGTGCCCCTGGGCGCTGAGCTGGAGCTGCCCGCCAGTGGCGCCCGCCTCGATCGCCTGCTGTTCGCTGAGGGCGGTGCCCGCATCCTGGTGAGCGTGCCGGCGGCCCAGGCCGGTGCCTGGCAGCAGGCCCTGGATCAGGCCGATGTCGCCGCTCCAGGCAGCGTGCCCGCCCAGCGGCTGGGGCAGGTGAGCGGCCAGGCCGTACTGCGCGTCCACCAGGCCGGCCAGGCCCTGCTGGAGCTGCCCGTGGCCCAGCTGCGTGACACCTACGAGCAGGCCATCCCCCGGCGCATGGGTGTGGATCTTCCCCCGACCGTGTGA
- the recN gene encoding DNA repair protein RecN codes for MLTGLRLENIALIERLQLDFSGGFTVLTGETGAGKSILLDALDALLGGGGPRLLRQGSGRGLIEASFSLSPPLLHWLAQQQLEAEEGEILLSREWRLGEGRLSSRHRLNGVAVNRGQIQELRPLLLDLTVQGQTQQLARPGQQRRWLDRFAGEPIQRQLPAVAAAHRAWKLAAADLAAARAGWEALQQERGRQEQLLADLEAAGLEDPAERERLQAEENRLAHGVRLQEGVMLLLARLVEGAEEAPSALDHLAACEAELSQMRQLDPGLALLTGRCSEAVALLQDLARDLDRYGAALESDPESLAQLQERMAQLKALERRHGKDLAELIAWRDQLRLQLAPGGGEASLEALELAESAARGQRDQANAALSEARRAAAGQLEQQLMAALRPMGLANVRFAVAIEPASPGEEGADAVQFLFSANPGQPLAPLAEVASGGEMSRFLLALKTCLAAADQHVTLLFDEIDSGVSGRVSGAMAALLRRLAEQRQVFCVTHQPLVAAAADHHFLVSKEVVEGLTHTRVSQLRDTQARQSELAQLAGGDHHEARSYAASLLEQHG; via the coding sequence GTGCTCACAGGACTGCGCCTGGAGAACATTGCCCTGATCGAGCGGTTGCAGCTCGATTTCAGCGGCGGATTCACGGTGCTCACCGGCGAAACCGGCGCGGGCAAGTCGATCCTGCTGGACGCCCTCGATGCCCTGCTGGGCGGCGGTGGGCCCAGGCTGCTGCGCCAGGGCAGTGGGCGCGGCCTGATCGAGGCCAGCTTCAGCCTCAGCCCTCCCCTGCTCCACTGGCTGGCCCAGCAGCAGCTGGAGGCGGAGGAGGGCGAGATCCTGCTCAGCCGTGAGTGGCGCCTCGGTGAGGGCCGCCTCTCCAGCCGCCACCGGCTCAATGGGGTGGCCGTGAACCGCGGCCAGATCCAGGAGCTGCGGCCGCTGCTGCTCGATCTCACCGTCCAGGGCCAGACCCAGCAGCTGGCGCGTCCCGGCCAGCAGCGGCGCTGGCTGGACCGCTTTGCCGGCGAGCCGATCCAGCGACAGTTGCCTGCCGTGGCGGCGGCCCATCGCGCCTGGAAGCTGGCGGCAGCCGACCTGGCGGCGGCCCGGGCTGGCTGGGAGGCGTTGCAGCAGGAACGGGGGCGGCAGGAGCAGCTGCTGGCCGACCTGGAGGCCGCAGGCCTGGAGGATCCGGCCGAGCGCGAGCGGCTGCAGGCCGAGGAGAACCGCCTGGCCCATGGCGTGCGCCTGCAGGAGGGGGTGATGCTGCTGCTGGCTCGACTGGTGGAGGGGGCTGAGGAGGCCCCTTCAGCCCTCGATCACCTGGCCGCCTGTGAGGCGGAGCTCTCCCAGATGCGGCAGCTCGACCCCGGGCTGGCCCTGCTCACCGGCCGCTGCAGCGAGGCTGTGGCCCTCCTCCAGGATCTCGCCCGCGATCTCGACCGCTATGGCGCCGCCCTGGAGAGCGATCCCGAGAGCCTGGCCCAGCTGCAGGAGCGGATGGCCCAGCTGAAGGCCCTGGAGCGCCGCCATGGCAAGGACCTCGCCGAGCTGATCGCCTGGCGCGACCAGTTGCGCCTGCAGCTGGCTCCCGGTGGAGGCGAAGCCAGCCTGGAGGCGCTGGAGCTGGCGGAGAGCGCTGCCCGTGGTCAGCGCGATCAGGCCAATGCGGCCCTGAGCGAAGCCCGCCGGGCTGCGGCCGGCCAGCTGGAGCAGCAGTTGATGGCGGCCCTGCGGCCGATGGGCCTGGCCAACGTGCGCTTCGCCGTGGCGATCGAACCCGCCAGCCCCGGGGAAGAGGGTGCCGACGCGGTGCAGTTCCTGTTTTCCGCCAACCCCGGCCAGCCCCTGGCGCCCCTGGCGGAGGTGGCCTCCGGAGGGGAGATGAGCCGCTTTCTGCTGGCCCTGAAAACCTGCCTGGCCGCAGCGGATCAGCACGTGACCCTGTTGTTCGATGAGATCGACAGTGGCGTGAGCGGCCGGGTGAGCGGTGCCATGGCCGCCCTGCTGCGCCGGTTGGCCGAGCAGCGGCAGGTGTTCTGTGTGACCCACCAGCCCCTGGTGGCCGCCGCCGCCGATCACCATTTCCTGGTGAGCAAGGAGGTGGTGGAGGGGCTCACCCACACGCGAGTGTCCCAGCTGCGGGACACGCAGGCCCGCCAGAGCGAACTGGCCCAGCTGGCCGGAGGCGACCACCACGAGGCCCGCAGCTACGCCGCCAGCCTGCTGGAACAGCACGGTTGA
- a CDS encoding DNA polymerase III subunit beta codes for MKLVCSQSELSASLQLVSRAVASRPTHPVLANVLLTADAGTGRLSLTGFDLSLGIQTSIPADVEASGAITLPARLFGEIVTRLAADSPITLQCAEGAEQVELTSLSGSYQMRAMPAEDFPDLPLVQSGQPIRLAADALVKGLRATLFASSGDEAKQLLTGVHLSLADASLECAATDGHRLAVLRLRGAGQHQDGEPGGEPFAVTVPSRSLRELERLISGRQSQEPLSLFCDRGQVVFLWADQVLTSRSLDGTYPNYGQLIPDSFNRSICVDRRALVSALERVAVLADQHNNVVKLSTEAGSAQLQVQADAQDVGRGSEALAAEIQGEPIQIAFNVRYLLDGLKAMASEQVTLHCNAPTTPAVLRPLDEADFTYLVMPVQIRA; via the coding sequence ATGAAGCTGGTCTGCTCCCAGTCGGAACTCAGCGCCAGCCTCCAGCTGGTGAGCCGGGCCGTGGCCTCCCGTCCCACCCATCCGGTGCTGGCCAACGTGCTGCTCACGGCCGATGCCGGCACCGGCCGGCTCAGCCTCACCGGCTTCGACCTCAGCCTCGGCATCCAGACCAGCATCCCGGCCGACGTGGAGGCCAGCGGTGCCATCACCCTGCCCGCCCGCCTGTTCGGCGAGATCGTGACCCGCCTGGCGGCCGATTCCCCGATCACCCTGCAGTGCGCCGAAGGGGCCGAACAGGTGGAACTCACCAGCCTGTCGGGCTCCTACCAGATGCGGGCCATGCCCGCCGAGGACTTCCCCGATCTGCCCCTGGTGCAGAGCGGCCAGCCGATCCGCCTGGCGGCCGATGCCCTGGTGAAGGGCCTGCGGGCCACCCTGTTCGCCAGCAGTGGCGACGAGGCCAAGCAGCTGCTCACCGGCGTGCACCTCAGCCTGGCGGACGCCAGCCTGGAGTGCGCTGCCACCGATGGCCACCGGCTGGCCGTGCTGCGTCTGCGTGGGGCGGGCCAGCACCAGGACGGTGAGCCCGGTGGTGAGCCCTTCGCGGTCACGGTTCCCTCCAGGTCCCTGCGGGAGCTGGAACGGCTGATCTCCGGTCGCCAGTCCCAGGAGCCCCTCAGCCTGTTCTGCGACCGCGGCCAGGTGGTGTTTCTCTGGGCCGACCAGGTGCTCACCAGCCGCAGTCTCGACGGCACCTACCCCAACTACGGCCAGCTGATCCCGGACAGCTTCAACCGCAGCATCTGCGTGGATCGCCGCGCCCTGGTGTCGGCCCTGGAGCGGGTGGCCGTGCTGGCCGACCAGCACAACAACGTGGTGAAGCTCAGCACCGAGGCGGGCAGCGCCCAGCTGCAGGTGCAGGCCGATGCCCAGGACGTGGGCAGGGGGTCCGAGGCCCTGGCGGCCGAGATCCAGGGGGAGCCGATCCAGATCGCCTTCAACGTGCGCTATCTGCTCGACGGCCTCAAGGCGATGGCCTCCGAGCAGGTGACCCTGCACTGCAACGCCCCCACCACCCCGGCTGTGTTGCGGCCCCTCGATGAGGCCGACTTCACCTACTTGGTGATGCCGGTTCAGATCCGCGCCTGA
- a CDS encoding RNA methyltransferase, whose translation MALPEQLLLSDLLRRRVRCDQGLERGQGLVVWMHPPVHRVLGWVSRPSLFGDRRLVWRLNQLRGLLDLEALVQGDPAQTDQDTVDRLPTLIDAALLDRDQQPLATVVDAALEPATGRIRHYLVSRSDPRLPGSSRWRLSPERIVDQQPGRVFTALAGLDDLPLARASVRQEFLRRSRHWRDQVQQVGERFESRLEGWLEEPPWDAPPPRTGDWPSELADEQPPQPREAWSGPEPWDEDSWAEPEPRPDRERRRQRQDDPWV comes from the coding sequence TTGGCGCTTCCCGAGCAACTGCTGCTCAGTGATCTGCTCCGGCGCCGCGTGCGCTGCGACCAGGGGCTGGAACGGGGCCAGGGGCTGGTGGTGTGGATGCATCCGCCGGTGCATCGGGTGCTGGGCTGGGTGAGTCGCCCCTCGCTGTTCGGCGATCGCCGCCTGGTCTGGCGTCTCAACCAGCTGCGCGGGCTTCTGGATCTGGAGGCGCTGGTGCAGGGGGATCCGGCGCAGACGGATCAGGACACCGTCGATCGCCTGCCCACCCTGATCGATGCCGCCCTGCTCGACCGGGACCAGCAGCCGCTGGCCACCGTGGTGGACGCGGCCCTGGAGCCGGCCACCGGGCGGATCCGCCACTACCTGGTGAGCCGCAGTGATCCGCGCCTGCCAGGCAGCAGCCGCTGGCGTCTCAGCCCCGAGCGGATCGTCGATCAGCAGCCGGGGCGGGTGTTCACGGCGCTGGCCGGGCTCGACGACCTGCCCCTGGCCCGGGCCAGTGTGCGCCAGGAGTTCCTGCGCCGCTCCCGCCACTGGCGGGACCAGGTGCAGCAGGTGGGCGAGCGGTTTGAATCCCGTCTCGAGGGCTGGCTGGAGGAGCCCCCCTGGGATGCGCCCCCGCCGCGCACGGGCGACTGGCCGTCGGAGCTGGCGGACGAGCAGCCCCCCCAGCCCCGGGAGGCGTGGTCAGGGCCCGAGCCCTGGGATGAGGACAGCTGGGCCGAGCCTGAGCCCAGGCCCGATCGGGAGCGGCGGCGGCAGCGCCAGGACGATCCCTGGGTCTGA
- a CDS encoding AarF/ABC1/UbiB kinase family protein, with protein MSTSDFIEAAGLLEYDPAAITRIYAGHPQRLLRRLWQTLVPIGLYLLGVGFDWLSQRLKNPDHARVRAREAADLVASLGPAFIKAGQALSTRPDIVPPLLLEELAQLQDQLPGFDPDLAMACIVEDLGQPVDQIYAQLDREPISAASLGQVHKGVLRNGDKVAVKVQRPGLREQITLDLYIVRNIAAWLNRNVGLIRSDLVALIDELGKRVFEEMDYFNEATNAETFAQLHAHNPRIAVPRIYREATSRRVLTMEWIDGVKLTNLEAVRELGIDPDELVQVGVNCSLQQLLEHGFFHADPHPGNLLALPDGRLAYLDFGMMSEVSRESRTGLIQAVVHLVNRNFAKLSKDFVSLGFLAEDVNLEPIVPAFENVFGQALEMGVSRMDFKAVTDDLSGVMYRFPFQVPPYYALIIRSLVTLEGIALSVDPDFKILGAAYPYFARRLMEDPDPSLRNSLKEMLFDGEVFRWQRLDNLIASAAQGSQLDLEGLLDQVLDFLFSATGGLLRQQLVDAMVQRIDGLAWQTTLRLGKRLPERLQPPGLRHRRLEASTEPLLELEPIRQLLVILRALPGFEPQLLLRRLPRLLGEPELRRMGVDLARGLAERGVVRLLRDVLVSPTIASPARAAEAMASG; from the coding sequence ATGAGCACCAGCGACTTCATCGAGGCCGCCGGGCTGCTGGAGTACGACCCGGCCGCCATCACCCGCATCTACGCCGGCCACCCCCAGCGCCTGCTCAGGCGCCTCTGGCAGACCCTGGTGCCGATCGGCCTCTATCTGCTGGGGGTGGGATTCGACTGGCTCAGCCAGCGCCTCAAGAATCCGGACCACGCCCGTGTGCGCGCCAGGGAAGCCGCCGACCTGGTGGCCTCCCTGGGGCCGGCGTTCATCAAGGCCGGCCAGGCCCTCTCCACCCGGCCCGACATCGTGCCGCCCCTGCTGCTGGAGGAGCTCGCCCAGCTGCAGGACCAGCTGCCGGGATTTGACCCCGATCTGGCGATGGCCTGCATCGTGGAGGACCTGGGCCAGCCAGTGGACCAGATCTATGCCCAGCTCGACCGCGAACCGATCTCAGCCGCATCGCTGGGCCAGGTGCACAAGGGGGTGCTCAGGAATGGCGACAAGGTGGCCGTGAAGGTGCAGCGGCCGGGGCTGCGCGAGCAGATCACGCTCGATCTCTACATCGTGCGCAACATCGCCGCCTGGCTCAACCGCAACGTGGGCCTGATCCGCTCCGACCTGGTGGCCCTGATTGATGAACTGGGCAAGCGGGTGTTCGAGGAGATGGACTATTTCAATGAGGCCACCAACGCCGAGACCTTCGCCCAGCTGCACGCCCACAACCCGCGCATCGCCGTGCCCCGCATCTACCGGGAGGCCACCAGCCGGCGGGTGCTCACAATGGAGTGGATCGATGGCGTGAAGCTCACCAACCTGGAGGCGGTGCGCGAGCTGGGGATCGATCCCGATGAGCTCGTGCAGGTGGGCGTGAACTGCTCCCTGCAACAGCTGCTCGAGCACGGCTTCTTCCATGCTGATCCCCACCCCGGCAACCTGCTGGCCCTGCCCGATGGCCGGCTCGCTTACCTCGATTTCGGCATGATGAGCGAGGTGAGCCGCGAGAGCCGCACCGGCCTGATCCAGGCGGTGGTGCACCTGGTGAACCGCAATTTCGCCAAACTCTCCAAGGACTTCGTGAGCCTGGGCTTTCTGGCCGAGGACGTGAACCTCGAGCCGATCGTGCCGGCCTTCGAGAACGTATTCGGCCAGGCGCTGGAGATGGGCGTCAGCCGCATGGACTTCAAGGCCGTCACCGACGACCTGAGCGGCGTGATGTATCGCTTCCCCTTCCAGGTGCCGCCCTACTACGCCCTGATCATCCGCTCACTGGTCACGCTCGAGGGCATCGCCCTGAGCGTGGATCCCGACTTCAAGATCCTCGGCGCCGCCTATCCCTACTTCGCCCGGCGGTTGATGGAGGATCCGGATCCCAGCCTGCGCAACAGTCTTAAAGAGATGTTGTTTGATGGTGAGGTGTTCCGCTGGCAGCGGCTCGACAACCTGATCGCCAGCGCGGCCCAGGGCAGCCAGCTGGATCTGGAGGGGCTGCTGGATCAGGTGCTCGATTTTCTGTTCTCGGCCACAGGCGGCCTGCTGCGCCAGCAACTGGTGGATGCCATGGTGCAGCGCATCGACGGCCTCGCCTGGCAGACCACCCTGCGGCTGGGCAAGCGCCTGCCGGAACGCCTGCAGCCCCCTGGCCTGCGCCACCGCCGCCTGGAGGCCAGCACCGAACCCCTGCTGGAACTGGAGCCGATCCGGCAGTTGCTGGTGATCCTGCGCGCCCTGCCGGGGTTTGAGCCCCAACTGCTGCTGCGGCGCCTGCCGAGGCTGCTGGGAGAACCGGAACTGCGCCGCATGGGTGTGGATCTGGCCCGGGGCCTGGCCGAACGCGGTGTGGTGCGCCTGCTGCGGGACGTGCTCGTGAGCCCGACCATCGCCTCTCCGGCACGTGCTGCAGAAGCGATGGCATCGGGCTGA
- a CDS encoding alpha/beta hydrolase, translating to MTRRSIQRRLRTSLAALALGLGLNLGLAVPAAQAAESLVFVSGAFRRSIQVADLEWLAKTGQPRGLLADVLRFSNQNPAAMAALLNQSITLPVTLISRLLNTRIGEALLSRLAQVVFPLKAADAGLPALRSALVMGTVKGDGSLSAISFLRAYPAQDLQVDIPALMALIEKASSVSELVRFFSESPLDGLRNGSGDQPPQAEP from the coding sequence ATGACACGACGCTCGATTCAGCGGCGCCTGAGGACGTCCCTGGCCGCCCTCGCCCTGGGGCTGGGTCTCAATCTGGGGCTCGCCGTGCCCGCGGCCCAGGCAGCGGAGAGCCTGGTGTTCGTGAGTGGTGCCTTCCGTCGCTCCATCCAGGTGGCGGATCTGGAATGGCTGGCCAAAACAGGCCAACCCCGCGGCCTGTTGGCCGATGTGCTGCGCTTCAGCAACCAGAATCCCGCAGCGATGGCGGCGCTGCTCAATCAGTCGATCACCCTGCCGGTGACCCTGATCAGCAGACTGCTCAACACCCGCATCGGCGAGGCCCTGCTCAGCCGCCTGGCCCAGGTGGTGTTCCCCCTCAAAGCTGCCGATGCGGGCCTGCCTGCCCTGCGCTCCGCCCTGGTGATGGGAACGGTGAAAGGCGACGGCTCGCTCTCGGCGATCAGCTTCCTGCGGGCGTACCCGGCCCAGGATCTGCAGGTGGACATCCCGGCCCTGATGGCCCTGATCGAGAAGGCCAGCTCCGTGAGTGAGCTGGTGCGCTTCTTCTCCGAGTCTCCCCTCGACGGCCTGCGCAACGGCAGCGGCGATCAGCCACCCCAAGCGGAGCCGTAG